Sequence from the Candidatus Omnitrophota bacterium genome:
ATTGTGGATATCCCTGCTACCCTTCTGGACGCCGTTGGAGTCGTCTCGAGTATCCCTACCGAAGGAGCTTCCATTCTGGCCCAATCCGCTCACACGGCACGACCCATATTTTCGGAACTCCATGAGGAGTTCAAATCCGTACGGATTGGTGTAAATAAGGGCATTTTTGATTCCAGGGATCAATTGATTGAAGCGTACGATCTGGCCACAGATCCCCGCGAATATTCCAATCTTGTCTCAAATCCAAACACATCCTTCGAGATGACCGCCCGGAAACTTAAGGAGAAATACACTACGTGGCAGGATACAGTACGGAAGAAACAGAATTGGGCAGTGCGCAGGGCTAAGCAACAGGAGGAAATCTCAGAACAACTCCGGTCCTTGGGTTACCTGCACTAGGACTTCGGAGGATTGTTTTTGGACTTGACGCCAAGCCTCGTGCCGGAGACGTTTAAGGTCATCCGGCCCAAATTCAGAGGTTTGAATATTCCCCTTTGCAAAACGCAAATCAATCAACCGGGTTCCTTTAACAAGAAACCCCTCCTCAATACATTGATTCCATAAAGGGGTACCCGGAAAAGGTGTCGCAATCGAAAAGGTCGCACTGTCCAACTCAAGGGCAAGAGCCATCTTCACCGTACGGTACATGTCCTCTAAAGTCTCTCCGGGATATCCCAACATGAATGTCCCATCCGCGAACATACCCAAGTCCTTGACGCTCCGGACCAAGGCAGGTACCCGGCCAAGCAAGACAGGCTTACCCATGGAGTCTAACCGGCTTTTGTCTGCCACCTCGATAGGCAGACCCACCCTGTAACAACCGCTGGCACGCATCTTTTCAAGAAGGGCCTGATCCAAGGTCCAAATCGCCAACCCGACCACCGCATACCAACTTAGACCCAAGCCACGCTCCACCATTCCGTCAAAGAGCTTCGCCGCATACCTTTTATTCAGAGTAAGATTGTCGTCAAAGAAATGCATTTCCCGTATTCCCGAGGATACCAAGAGCTCCATCTCGTCGAGCACATCTTCGACATCCCTCAAACGATAGGACGAACCCCAGAGACTTTCAGAGGCACAGAAGGAACAGCCCACCGGACAGCCTCGCGATACGACAACCGGAGTGAACGGATGACGCAGCACAGGACGGTAACCAAAAGGACGTATTGTCAACTCTGAGTACCTCTTGATCGGCAACAGATGCCGGGCCGGCAAGGGCAGCTTCTTCGCGCACAACGGCATCAAAGGCCGGCTGGCCGTTCGGTGCTGTTCATCACCATCCCGGAATGCGATTCCCCGGACAGTGTTGAGGTCCTTCCCGGCACTTAGGGCCCGCAC
This genomic interval carries:
- a CDS encoding cobalamin-dependent protein (Presence of a B(12) (cobalamin)-binding domain implies dependence on cobalamin itself, in one of its several forms, or in some unusual lineages, dependence on a cobalamin-like analog.), with amino-acid sequence MTRNKRKGQRPIHRILLVLPPTTCLEEGESKRTYPPLGLAYLAAALEPECEVQILDTILEGYAQHRLLEEGLFEYGLGTEDIEQRIREFQPDLVGVSCLHFVQAEQSHQVCRLVKRIDPDIVTVMGGVYPTVLTGQVLNDDTVDISVLGEGEETFLELVRALSAGKDLNTVRGIAFRDGDEQHRTASRPLMPLCAKKLPLPARHLLPIKRYSELTIRPFGYRPVLRHPFTPVVVSRGCPVGCSFCASESLWGSSYRLRDVEDVLDEMELLVSSGIREMHFFDDNLTLNKRYAAKLFDGMVERGLGLSWYAVVGLAIWTLDQALLEKMRASGCYRVGLPIEVADKSRLDSMGKPVLLGRVPALVRSVKDLGMFADGTFMLGYPGETLEDMYRTVKMALALELDSATFSIATPFPGTPLWNQCIEEGFLVKGTRLIDLRFAKGNIQTSEFGPDDLKRLRHEAWRQVQKQSSEVLVQVTQGPELF